In Aegilops tauschii subsp. strangulata cultivar AL8/78 chromosome 3, Aet v6.0, whole genome shotgun sequence, one genomic interval encodes:
- the LOC109733874 gene encoding phospholipase A1-II 1: MSSLRGFGNIARRWRELNGANYWKGLLDPLDVDLRKNIINYGELSQAAYTGLNRERRSRYAGSCLFRRKDFLSRVDVSNPNLYEITKFIYAMCTVSLPDDFMIKPLSKAAWSKQSNWMGFVAVATDEGKEVLGRRDVVVAWRGTIRVLEWMDDLDISLAPASEIVRPGSANDPRVHGGWLSVYTSTDPGSRYNEQSARYQVLDEVKRLQDLYKQEETSITITGHSLGAALATISATDIVSNGYNKTCPVSAFVFGSPRVGNSDFRKAFDSAEDLRLLRVRNSPDVVPNWPKLGYSDAGTELMIDTGESPYIKSPGNPLTWHDMECYMHGVAGTQGSNGGFELEVDRDIALVNKHEDALKKEYSIPPSWWVVQNKGMVKGKDGRWHLADHEDDDD; encoded by the exons ATGAGTTCTCTAAGAGGGTTTGGAAATATCGCCAGAAGATGGAGAGAACTCAATGGTGCGAATTACTGGAAGGGGCTACTTGATCCTCTTGACGTCGACCTCCGGAAGAATATCATCAACTACGGTGAGCTCTCACAGGCAGCATACACTGGGCTCAACAGAGAGAGAAGGTCAAGGTACGCTGGGTCTTGCCTCTTCAGACGCAAGGACTTCCTCAGCAGGGTAGATGTATCAAACCCTAATCTGTATGAGATTACGAAGTTTATATATGCAATGTGTACCGTGAGCTTGCCGGATGATTTCATGATAAAGCCACTGTCAAAGGCCGCATGGAGCAAGCAGTCAAATTGGATGGGGTTTGTTGCTGTGGCCACCGACGAGGGTAAGGAAGTGCTCGGGAGGCGGGATGTGGTGGTGGCATGGCGTGGGACAATACGGGTGCTAGAGTGGATGGATGACCTTGATATTTCCTTGGCGCCTGCTTCAGAAATAGTACGACCAGGGAGTGCCAATGATCCCCGTGTTCATGGAGGATGGTTGTCCGTCTACACGAGTACTGACCCAGGGTCTCGGTACAATGAACAGAGTGCACGATATCAG GTGTTGGATGAAGTCAAAAGGCTGCAGGATCTGTACAAGCAAGAGGAGACCAGCATCACCATAACAGGTCACAGCCTTGGGGCCGCTCTTGCAACCATTAGTGCTACCGACATTGTCTCCAACGGCTACAACAAAACCTGCCCGGTCTCGGCCTTCGTGTTTGGTAGCCCCAGAGTGGGCAACTCCGACTTCCGGAAAGCATTTGACAGTGCGGAAGATCTGAGGTTGCTCCGTGTCCGGAACTCCCCTGACGTGGTCCCAAACTGGCCAAAGCTGGGATACAGCGACGCCGGCACAGAGCTCATGATCGACACAGGGGAATCACCCTACATCAAGAGCCCTGGGAACCCCTTAACATGGCATGATATGGAGTGTTACATGCATGGGGTTGCCGGGACGCAGGGGAGCAACGGAGGGTTTGAGTTGGAGGTTGATCGGGACATCGCGTTGGTGAATAAACACGAAGATGCACTGAAGAAGGAGTATTCGATTCCACCGTCTTGGTGGGTGGTTCAGAACAAAGGTATGGTGAAAGGCAAGGATGGTCGGTGGCATCTGGCCGAccatgaggatgatgatgacTGA
- the LOC109733873 gene encoding putative pentatricopeptide repeat-containing protein At5g52630, with the protein MPPPLQPLAAAPACARTLADLLVALSAARALPKGQQLHGHLLKGGHLPAVASSHALLAHHLLTFYARCSLPELSLRAFLDLPAPPSPAAWSSLISSFAQNGLPAAAFDAFRRMLAAGVAATDRSIPPAAKAVAAAADSSRPPLAPHALHGLASKTPFAGDVFVWSAVLDMYAKCGNLADARRVFDEMPERNVVSWSALIGGYADAGMHPAALCIFRSALEEAVQVNDFTVSCIVRVCAAATLFELGAQVHARSIKTALDASPFVGSSLVSLYSKCGLVDCAYQVFSAAPERNLGIWNAVLIASAQHGHTSTAFERFTKMQNAGFRPNFITFLCLLTACSHAGLVDEGKRYFSLMKEYRIEPQVEHYAAMVDLLGRVGRITEALDLIESMPMEPPDSVWGALLMACRMFKDADTAAIAAKRLFETGSRSSGAHMLLSSTYAAAGRHVDAALARKAMRDAGIRKETGLSWLEAAGEVHTFVSNCRRHPRSNEIYNVLEKVGKKMAAAGYVADASAVVKDVDRDEKCASLGYHSERLAIGLGLLIVPEGVPIRVMKNLRVCDDCHNAVKYLSKCTGRVVVLRDNRRFHRFEAGLCSCGDFW; encoded by the coding sequence ATGCCCCCGCCGTTGCAGCCGCTCGCCGCGGCTCCCGCCTGCGCGCGCACGCTGGCCGACCTCCTAGTTGCGCTCTCAGCCGCCCGCGCGCTCCCCAAGGGCCAGCAGCTCCATGGCCACCTTCTCAAGGGCGGCCATCTCCCCGCCGTCGCCTCCTCGCACGCGCTGCTCGCCCACCACCTCCTCACCTTCTACGCCCGCTGCTCGCTCCCCGAGCTTTCCCTCCGCGCCTTCCTCGACCTCCCCgctcccccctcccccgccgCATGGTCCTCCCTCATATCCTCCTTCGCCCAGAACGGCCTCCCGGCGGCAGCCTTTGACGCCTTCCGCCGCATGCTCGCGGCCGGGGTCGCCGCCACCGACCGCTCCATCCCCCCCGCCGCCAAGGCCGTCGCAGctgccgcggactcctcgcgcccTCCGCTTGCCCCGCACGCCCTCCATGGCCTTGCCTCCAAGACGCCGTTCGCGGGCGACGTGTTCGTGTGGTCGGCGGTTCTTGACATGTATGCCAAGTGCGGGAACCTTGCGGACGCCCGccgggtgttcgacgaaatgccggAGCGGAATGTTGTCTCGTGGTCTGCCCTCATTGGTGGCTACGCGGATGCTGGGATGCATCCTGCAGCACTCTGCATCTTCCGCTCGGCACTGGAGGAGGCTGTGCAGGTCAATGACTTCACAGTTTCGTGCATTGTTCGTGTATGTGCTGCAGCCACACTCTTTGAGCTTGGGGCTCAGGTACATGCCCGATCTATAAAGACAGCACTTGATGCATCGCCGTTTGTGGGCAGCTCGCTTGTTTCTCTGTACTCGAAGTGTGGCCTTGTGGATTGTGCTTACCAGGTGTTCAGTGCAGCACCTGAGAGAAACCTTGGGATTTGGAACGCAGTGCTCATTGCATCTGCACAGCATGGCCATACTTCCACAGCATTTGAACGTTTCACAAAGATGCAGAATGCCGGGTTCCGTCCTAACTTCATTACCTTCCTTTGTTTACTCACAGCATGTAGCCACGCTGGTCTTGTCGATGAGGGGAAGCGATATTTTTCCCTCATGAAAGAATATAGAATTGAACCGCAGGTTGAACATTATGCTGCAATGGTTGACCTACTTGGTCGTGTAGGACGTATAACTGAAGCACTGGACCTTATTGAGTCAATGCCCATGGAACCACCTGACTCTGTTTGGGGTGCACTCCTAATGGCATGTCGCATGTTCAAGGATGCAGACACTGCGGCAATTGCTGCAAAGAGACTGTTTGAGACAGGGTCTCGCAGCTCTGGTGCACACATGCTCTTGTCAAGCACGTATGCAGCTGCAGGAAGGCATGTCGATGCAGCACTTGCAAGGAAGGCAATGCGTGATGCAGGTATACGGAAAGAGACTGGTCTTAGCTGGCTTGAGGCTGCAGGGGAGGTGCATACCTTTGTTTCAAACTGCAGGAGACATCCAAGAAGCAATGAAATTTATAATGTGCTGGAGAAAGTTGGTAAGAAAATGGCGGCAGCTGGTTATGTGGCAGACGCTAGTGCAGTGGTTAAGGATGTGGACAGAGATGAGAAGTGCGCATCACTGGGGTATCACAGCGAAAGGCTAGCAATAGGGTTAGGGCTCTTGATTGTTCCGGAAGGTGTGCCAATCCGAGTTATGAAGAACTTAAGAGTGTGTGATGATTGTCACAATGCAGTTAAGTATCTCAGTAAGTGTACAGGAAGAGTTGTGGTTCTCAGGGATAACCGTCGATTCCACCGGTTTGAAGCTGGGTTGTGCTCTTGTGGGGATTTCTGGTGA